The window CAGCCACTACATGGCTGATATCACAGCGCTGTGCGATCGCGTCCTCTTAATCCACGAAGGCCAGCTCATATACGACGGTGCCCTAGACGGCCTACTGGAGCGCTTTGCGCCGTTCCGTGAGGTGAAAATTGAGCTAGAGCAACCTCGGACAACAGAACAACTGTGTATATATGGCGAGGTGGAATCTATACAAGGACGTGAAGTGCGACTGCTGGTGCGACGAGAGAAATTGACGGATGCAATCGCAACCATCCTTTCTGACCTCCCCGTTCTAGATTTGACCATCACCGATCCGCCCGTCGAAGAAATCATCGGGCGCGTCTTTTCGGCAGGACAGGTCGCATGAGCCAGACCCTCAGGCGAGTCGGAACTTTTCTATCGGTTTACTACGCCTACATGGTGGAGTACCGCGCGGAGCTACTGCTGTGGGTGTTAGCCAACTCGCTACCGATCATCATGATGGGCGTTTGGACTCAGGCCTCGCAAACAGGGCAATTCGATTTTGGGCCGTTGGACTTTGCCCGCTACTTTATTAGCGTCTTTCTAGTCCGCCAGTTCACCATCGTTTGGGTCATTTGGGATTTTGAGCGCGAGGTGGTTGAGGGTAAGCTTTCACCGCGTTTGCTGCAGCCCATTGATCCGGTGTGGCATCACGTCGCAGGCCATCTATCTGAGCGGGTGGCGAGACTGCCGTTTACGCTGGCGTTGGTGGGATTCTTCTTCCTGCTGTATCCGCAGGCGTTTTGGGTACCGAGCTTAGGGCGGCTTGTG of the Acaryochloris thomasi RCC1774 genome contains:
- a CDS encoding ABC transporter permease, with protein sequence MSQTLRRVGTFLSVYYAYMVEYRAELLLWVLANSLPIIMMGVWTQASQTGQFDFGPLDFARYFISVFLVRQFTIVWVIWDFEREVVEGKLSPRLLQPIDPVWHHVAGHLSERVARLPFTLALVGFFFLLYPQAFWVPSLGRLVLAILGVAIAFALRFIMQYTFAMCAFWTERATAIEQFWYLFYLFLSGMIAPLDLFPEGVQAVVQWTPFPYLIYFPASLLLGRSVNVIQGFMVMVGWCLVWLVANRWLWRKGLKHYSGMGA